A single genomic interval of Fibrobacter sp. UWB13 harbors:
- a CDS encoding glycosyltransferase family 1 protein — protein MIAVNARFLTQPLTGVQRFALEISRALQSLCGKNNILFFSPSNILLQSEAKELNVEIIGKHTGHLWEQIDLPRHLKKNGNPLLINLCNIAPIFYSNKLSTLHDIIYIRYPHTYSKAFRWFYRITMPLVLKTSKHIFTVSEFSKKEITSHYHIPQNKITVVYNAVDKKFRPQPDNALKKENYLLAVSSVKESKNFALILNAFEALSKQRDDLKLFIVGDLKQGNFSNIDLNKFVNHPRIKFLGRVDDNQLIKLYSNANAFLFPSLYEGFGIPVLEAQACGCPVIASNTASLPEVLQDSAEFVNPQDPADLTRAISKIVTHCEYKNQLIDKGFQNLERFSWEKSGNTILNEARKVM, from the coding sequence ATGATTGCGGTCAACGCACGCTTTTTAACCCAACCCCTTACTGGAGTTCAGCGGTTTGCACTCGAAATATCGAGAGCGTTACAATCTCTTTGTGGAAAGAATAATATTCTTTTTTTTTCACCGAGCAACATTCTATTACAATCAGAAGCAAAAGAACTTAATGTTGAAATCATCGGCAAGCATACAGGGCATCTTTGGGAACAGATAGACCTTCCCCGTCACTTAAAAAAGAACGGCAATCCACTACTTATAAATTTGTGCAATATAGCCCCGATTTTTTATAGCAATAAATTATCTACGCTGCACGATATTATATACATCCGTTATCCCCACACCTATTCAAAAGCATTTCGCTGGTTTTACCGAATTACCATGCCTCTTGTTTTAAAAACAAGCAAGCATATTTTTACAGTCAGCGAGTTTTCAAAAAAAGAAATCACCAGTCACTACCACATCCCGCAAAATAAGATTACAGTCGTTTATAACGCAGTCGATAAAAAATTCCGCCCACAGCCCGACAACGCACTAAAAAAAGAAAACTACCTTTTGGCGGTATCCTCCGTAAAGGAAAGCAAAAACTTCGCATTAATCCTCAATGCTTTTGAAGCCTTGTCAAAGCAAAGAGACGACTTAAAATTATTCATTGTTGGCGATTTAAAACAAGGAAATTTTTCCAATATCGACTTGAATAAATTTGTCAATCATCCAAGAATCAAGTTTTTGGGAAGAGTTGACGACAACCAACTAATAAAACTGTATTCCAACGCAAACGCATTTCTTTTTCCTTCTTTATATGAGGGCTTTGGCATTCCTGTTTTAGAAGCACAGGCTTGCGGGTGTCCAGTCATAGCATCAAACACCGCCTCATTGCCAGAAGTGTTACAAGATTCAGCAGAATTTGTCAATCCGCAAGACCCAGCAGACTTAACCCGCGCCATCAGCAAGATAGTAACCCATTGTGAATACAAAAATCAACTGATAGACAAAGGTTTCCAGAATCTGGAACGTTTTTCATGGGAAAAAAGCGGAAATACCATATTAAACGAAGCAAGAAAAGTAATGTAA
- a CDS encoding glycosyltransferase family 2 protein has translation MADKAVAIIAVTYNRLDLLKEEINSLREQTYKDAQIIVVNNGSTDDTLSWLQQQQDIITITQENLGGAGGFFTGMKYAAENGYKYCWVMDDDVICQPTALDELVSAYKALPNIGFVCSRVIGINGQPMNTPNINSLKADGYNDVIDYVANYALVKVIHATFVSVFLSTKTIFEVGLPLKEYFIWGDDVEYTRRISSKYPCFVACRSIVTHKRAIQKSLQLIQETNPRRIAMNFYKFRNELNNERKFKDWHMFLITFLKDIILLIKLLSHFKLRHAFIIVKSILSTITFRPKVQFPIENSK, from the coding sequence ATGGCAGATAAGGCAGTTGCAATAATAGCGGTCACTTACAATAGATTAGATTTGCTGAAAGAAGAAATTAATTCCCTAAGAGAACAAACATACAAAGATGCACAAATCATTGTAGTCAATAACGGATCCACGGATGACACTCTTTCATGGCTACAACAGCAGCAGGATATCATAACTATAACACAAGAAAATCTAGGTGGAGCAGGCGGTTTTTTTACAGGTATGAAGTATGCCGCTGAAAACGGCTACAAATACTGTTGGGTTATGGACGATGACGTCATTTGCCAACCTACAGCCTTAGATGAATTAGTCTCAGCATACAAAGCGCTCCCAAACATAGGATTTGTTTGCAGCCGAGTCATTGGCATTAACGGTCAGCCGATGAACACTCCCAATATCAATTCACTAAAAGCAGACGGCTACAACGATGTGATTGACTATGTGGCAAACTACGCCTTGGTAAAAGTTATACATGCCACATTTGTTTCAGTGTTCTTATCGACAAAAACAATTTTTGAAGTAGGTTTACCGCTAAAAGAGTACTTTATTTGGGGGGATGACGTTGAATACACACGCCGAATATCTTCCAAGTACCCCTGTTTTGTTGCATGCAGAAGCATTGTAACCCATAAAAGAGCCATTCAAAAGTCATTACAGCTAATTCAAGAAACCAATCCACGACGAATAGCAATGAACTTTTATAAATTCAGGAACGAACTGAATAACGAAAGAAAGTTTAAAGATTGGCACATGTTCTTAATTACTTTTTTAAAGGATATCATTCTCCTAATAAAACTACTTAGCCATTTTAAACTACGACATGCATTTATCATAGTAAAAAGCATTCTTTCTACTATTACCTTCCGACCCAAAGTTCAATTCCCAATTGAAAATAGCAAATGA
- a CDS encoding glycosyltransferase family 4 protein, which yields MKILIVNEFYYPYQRGGAEVSTQLLAEELVNLGHQVTVCCSFSKNKIETHNGVKIHYMKVNPLYWGGNSTSPSGLKKALWHIIDLCNPFIVKPFLKILEEEKPDILHTNNLSHFSTLIWFLSSLKKIPVCHTIRDYYLLCHKCTMFKNGCNCIKRCPSCKATSFSKRYFSKYVNGVVGISQFILDCHTSFNVFSKAKNKAVIFNPVKKTSTNTEHKVNHAIGFIGTIHPSKGIEVLIKAFAKCNLNNYQLLVAGSGDSTYIEYLKQLAGNSKVTFLGRQVASEFYTRIDLLVVPSLWNEPFGRTVVEAQSAGIPVIASNKGGIPEILADRKSGMCFNPDIEEELTTCIQNFVNKKIQFENNFRFENFSSPEIAQKYILFYETIKREY from the coding sequence ATGAAAATTTTAATTGTAAATGAGTTTTATTATCCGTACCAACGAGGAGGCGCAGAGGTCTCTACGCAGCTACTTGCAGAAGAGCTTGTGAATTTGGGTCATCAAGTTACAGTCTGTTGCTCTTTTTCCAAAAATAAAATCGAGACACATAACGGCGTAAAAATTCATTACATGAAAGTCAACCCCTTATATTGGGGTGGGAATAGCACATCTCCGAGCGGTTTAAAAAAAGCTCTATGGCACATTATAGACTTGTGCAACCCATTCATAGTCAAGCCATTCCTAAAAATACTTGAAGAAGAAAAACCTGATATCCTGCATACCAATAATTTAAGCCATTTTTCAACTCTTATTTGGTTCTTGTCAAGCTTAAAGAAAATACCGGTATGCCACACAATTCGAGACTATTATTTGTTATGCCATAAATGTACCATGTTCAAAAACGGGTGCAACTGCATTAAAAGATGTCCTTCATGCAAAGCGACTTCTTTTTCCAAGCGCTACTTTTCAAAATACGTAAATGGTGTTGTTGGCATAAGCCAGTTCATTCTAGATTGTCATACATCATTCAACGTTTTTTCCAAAGCAAAAAACAAAGCAGTCATCTTCAATCCTGTAAAAAAAACATCTACAAATACTGAACATAAAGTCAATCACGCAATAGGCTTTATAGGAACAATACATCCAAGCAAGGGCATTGAAGTTCTAATAAAAGCATTTGCCAAATGCAATTTGAACAACTACCAATTGCTAGTTGCAGGTTCTGGAGACAGTACTTATATAGAATACCTAAAGCAACTTGCAGGGAATTCAAAAGTCACATTCCTGGGAAGGCAAGTCGCTTCTGAATTTTACACCAGAATCGATTTATTAGTTGTACCTTCTTTATGGAACGAACCTTTCGGAAGAACCGTTGTCGAAGCGCAATCCGCAGGAATTCCAGTCATCGCCTCCAACAAAGGTGGCATACCAGAAATTTTGGCGGATAGAAAATCCGGCATGTGTTTCAATCCCGACATCGAGGAAGAACTAACAACATGCATTCAGAATTTCGTCAACAAAAAAATTCAATTTGAAAATAATTTTCGTTTTGAAAATTTCAGCAGCCCAGAAATAGCCCAAAAATATATTTTATTTTACGAGACCATAAAAAGAGAATATTAA
- a CDS encoding O-antigen polymerase, translating to MGTFILIINVLIYLFVFKYTKSKFSKFGPTSFAPLFYAFFAITAVFLYYSGYYELIRHATEEKINEVSIWPYLYMLMFIGIFFYPIYKNPIEKVSSILPPHRINEKIFTIIFFTVSFIAIILLLPNMTSISSVYDQSTVADDFMDRCMGYSRFSPIQQKFLNFVKVFRTAGIPLFFFYLSYRTHKIKMIVLLGISCFLPTLLESIVNISRGAMLYLLLDIFVGYILFYNFMPKKVKRFIILTATITLSLLTIPALIITFARFSDGASGFMSIATYFGEPFLNFPLLFWGNYKGFSMGEYYFGPVISLFTEVNAPSDKISRFYYFSRITGTSIAWFRTIVGSLVMEFGYWGAIVFAVIWNKFYSYFIHIRSTTIPFNKMIIYYYCYMLLIQGIWGFNTSYDLIYRIIIVWLFFGYNFKKRTISI from the coding sequence ATGGGAACTTTTATTTTAATCATAAATGTACTTATATACCTATTCGTATTCAAATACACAAAAAGCAAATTTTCAAAATTTGGTCCAACATCATTTGCCCCCCTATTTTACGCATTTTTTGCAATAACAGCCGTATTTCTATATTATTCGGGCTATTATGAATTAATAAGACATGCAACAGAAGAAAAAATCAATGAAGTTTCCATATGGCCCTATTTGTACATGCTAATGTTCATAGGTATATTCTTTTATCCGATTTACAAAAATCCTATAGAAAAAGTATCTTCCATATTACCACCGCATCGTATAAATGAAAAAATTTTCACTATAATCTTTTTTACAGTATCTTTCATAGCAATAATTTTACTTTTACCCAACATGACATCAATATCTTCAGTATACGATCAAAGTACCGTTGCTGACGATTTTATGGATCGATGCATGGGATATTCACGATTTTCCCCCATTCAACAAAAATTCTTAAACTTTGTCAAAGTTTTTCGTACCGCAGGAATCCCTCTATTCTTTTTCTATCTATCGTACAGAACACATAAAATAAAAATGATTGTTCTTCTTGGCATAAGTTGCTTTCTTCCAACGCTACTAGAATCCATTGTAAATATATCTCGCGGAGCAATGCTTTATTTATTGTTAGACATATTTGTTGGATACATTCTATTTTATAATTTCATGCCAAAAAAAGTCAAACGATTCATAATTTTGACAGCAACCATCACTTTAAGCCTATTAACCATTCCCGCACTAATCATCACATTCGCCCGTTTTAGCGATGGCGCTTCCGGTTTCATGAGTATCGCCACATATTTTGGCGAGCCGTTTTTAAATTTTCCATTACTTTTTTGGGGTAATTACAAAGGTTTTTCTATGGGGGAATATTATTTTGGTCCCGTAATATCTCTATTTACAGAAGTAAACGCACCATCGGACAAAATAAGTCGTTTTTATTATTTTTCGCGAATTACAGGAACATCAATAGCATGGTTCAGAACAATCGTAGGGTCCTTGGTAATGGAATTTGGATACTGGGGAGCAATAGTATTTGCTGTTATATGGAATAAATTCTACAGTTATTTCATTCACATAAGAAGCACGACTATACCGTTCAACAAAATGATTATATATTACTATTGCTACATGCTCTTAATCCAAGGTATATGGGGATTCAACACGTCATATGATTTAATTTATAGGATTATCATTGTTTGGCTGTTTTTTGGCTATAACTTTAAAAAGAGAACCATCAGTATTTAA
- a CDS encoding lipopolysaccharide biosynthesis protein, whose translation MSSTSSAQHIAKNTVFLYIRMILIMAVSLFTTRVLFRSLGEQDFGLNNVIAGVIIVFSYLNNSLAAATSRFITFELGQNNLERLKHVFKTSLTIHFLFALIVVIIGEPIGIYLVNKVLSIPPDRLYACNWTYQFVVLSSIATILQVPFNALIISYERMNIYAYIGIFDAFARCAIAYMIWSTGYDKLILLGLLQFVLSVLLTLFYITYCKSNFKSVFSLRLCFEQNQIKSMLSYSTWSLIGSTANMLKNQGVNIILNVFFGSVINAANAIAYQVCHAVTNFSNNFTMAMNPQIIKSYAAKEYEKTKQLIFRGGKLSFYLLMFLCIPIIYEIDFILKIWMGNVPEYTNLFTRLVLILSLVEVFTFTIGCAIQATGNIRNYQLVISGINMLNFPISFILFKFGLPPYTALTASIAISTITVLMRLYFIKHLLNISPSEYFFSVLLRSFVVAIPCLIVPTIIYTTMHDGIIRFFTLCIATWFFNFLIIYLIGIDKSEKLFLKQLLIKLKSRFYHAKPT comes from the coding sequence ATGAGCAGTACAAGTTCAGCGCAGCACATTGCAAAAAATACAGTTTTCCTCTATATAAGAATGATACTAATTATGGCAGTATCCTTGTTTACCACAAGGGTTCTTTTTCGTTCTTTAGGAGAACAAGATTTTGGCTTGAACAATGTTATCGCAGGCGTTATCATTGTATTCTCCTATTTAAACAACTCCCTCGCTGCAGCAACATCTCGTTTTATCACCTTTGAGCTCGGTCAAAATAATTTAGAACGCTTAAAGCATGTATTCAAGACATCGTTAACTATTCACTTTCTTTTCGCATTAATAGTCGTAATCATTGGAGAACCGATCGGCATCTATTTAGTGAACAAAGTTCTTTCAATACCTCCGGATAGATTATACGCATGTAATTGGACGTACCAATTTGTAGTACTGTCTTCCATCGCTACAATACTCCAAGTTCCATTCAACGCACTCATCATTTCCTATGAGCGCATGAATATTTATGCATACATAGGCATTTTTGACGCCTTTGCCAGATGCGCCATAGCTTATATGATTTGGTCAACAGGATACGACAAACTCATTCTCCTAGGCCTTCTTCAATTTGTCTTATCAGTACTATTAACCCTATTTTACATTACATACTGCAAAAGTAATTTCAAATCTGTCTTTTCTTTAAGACTGTGCTTCGAGCAGAATCAGATTAAATCAATGCTAAGCTACTCTACATGGAGCCTTATCGGTTCTACGGCAAACATGCTAAAGAACCAGGGCGTAAACATCATACTAAACGTTTTTTTCGGTTCCGTTATAAATGCGGCAAACGCAATTGCCTACCAAGTATGCCATGCTGTGACAAATTTTTCAAATAATTTTACCATGGCAATGAACCCCCAAATTATCAAAAGTTATGCAGCCAAAGAATATGAGAAAACAAAGCAACTTATTTTTAGGGGTGGAAAACTCTCATTCTACCTTTTAATGTTCCTATGCATTCCAATTATATACGAAATCGACTTCATTTTAAAAATCTGGATGGGAAATGTTCCTGAATATACAAATCTCTTTACCCGCCTTGTTTTAATTCTTTCTTTAGTAGAAGTATTCACATTTACCATTGGATGCGCGATTCAAGCAACAGGAAATATCAGGAACTATCAGCTTGTAATAAGCGGAATAAACATGTTAAATTTTCCAATTTCATTCATCCTGTTTAAATTTGGTTTACCCCCATATACAGCACTTACCGCATCTATCGCCATCAGTACCATCACTGTACTAATGAGACTTTATTTCATCAAGCATTTGCTTAACATATCCCCATCTGAATACTTCTTTTCAGTTCTATTAAGATCCTTTGTTGTAGCAATTCCATGCCTAATCGTACCAACAATTATCTACACAACCATGCACGACGGTATAATCCGCTTTTTCACGCTTTGCATTGCGACATGGTTCTTTAATTTTCTTATTATTTATCTTATAGGAATCGACAAAAGCGAAAAATTATTTCTCAAGCAACTACTAATAAAACTCAAATCAAGATTTTATCATGCCAAACCTACCTAA
- a CDS encoding Coenzyme F420 hydrogenase/dehydrogenase, beta subunit C-terminal domain — MPNLPKEKDCCGCAACVDSCPKKAISLKESKNGYFFPFVNEDLCINCKLCEKNCHILHQDELKRNDLAYEKPYAAWTLDDELIKHSASGGIFAQIAKDFLQNGGFVYGAALQDDSTVKHIEISSVEELRKLQNSKYQQSNASGIYTQVKKRLTEGYKVLFSGVPCQAGALYTFLHYNEALLKNLFVLEIVCHGVPTNHLSKLALKFTGAKKILKYRTKSKGWLEGNRITYEMPDGSILECTKRRKDFLFRSYLTMSNIRENCYTCKYARIDRVSDLTLCDFWEVNQKKFNHRDGISLVLVNSARGRTLFVDNPHIYKEQVSWEESIPQNQNLYMPTNRQLFKGCFKISKIMNYPDWLCKVIFQNGFENKYINKIFFILQSLFTYPLKKKQKKEQARKAHETLKMLKDFQ; from the coding sequence ATGCCAAACCTACCTAAAGAAAAAGATTGTTGTGGATGTGCAGCATGCGTTGACTCTTGCCCCAAAAAAGCAATTTCTTTAAAAGAAAGTAAGAACGGTTATTTTTTCCCTTTTGTAAATGAAGACCTATGCATCAATTGTAAGTTGTGCGAAAAGAACTGCCATATACTGCACCAAGATGAGCTTAAGCGCAATGACCTTGCATACGAAAAGCCCTACGCCGCATGGACCTTAGATGATGAACTAATAAAGCATAGTGCATCTGGCGGTATTTTTGCCCAAATAGCAAAGGATTTCCTGCAAAACGGAGGTTTTGTGTACGGAGCCGCCCTGCAAGACGATTCGACAGTAAAGCACATCGAAATATCATCAGTCGAAGAACTTCGCAAACTTCAAAATTCCAAATATCAGCAAAGTAACGCTTCAGGTATATACACCCAAGTAAAAAAACGCCTTACCGAGGGGTATAAAGTACTATTTTCAGGAGTACCCTGCCAAGCAGGAGCTCTTTATACGTTTTTACATTATAATGAAGCTTTATTAAAAAATTTATTCGTATTAGAAATTGTATGCCACGGAGTGCCAACAAATCATCTAAGCAAGTTAGCCCTGAAATTCACTGGAGCAAAGAAAATATTAAAATACAGGACAAAATCTAAAGGATGGTTGGAAGGCAACAGAATTACATACGAAATGCCAGACGGTTCCATTCTAGAATGCACTAAGCGCCGTAAGGATTTCTTATTCCGTTCATACTTGACGATGTCCAACATAAGAGAAAACTGTTATACTTGTAAATACGCAAGAATAGACCGAGTAAGCGATTTAACACTGTGCGATTTTTGGGAAGTCAATCAAAAAAAATTTAATCATCGAGATGGAATTTCTCTCGTCCTCGTCAATTCAGCAAGAGGCCGAACTCTATTCGTAGACAATCCTCACATATACAAAGAACAGGTTTCTTGGGAAGAATCCATTCCACAAAATCAAAATCTTTATATGCCAACAAACCGGCAGCTTTTTAAAGGCTGCTTTAAAATATCAAAAATAATGAATTACCCAGATTGGCTATGCAAAGTAATCTTTCAGAACGGATTTGAAAATAAATACATAAACAAGATATTTTTTATTCTACAGTCCTTATTTACTTATCCGCTCAAAAAGAAGCAAAAGAAAGAACAAGCTCGCAAAGCTCATGAAACGTTAAAAATGTTAAAGGATTTTCAATAA
- a CDS encoding polysaccharide pyruvyl transferase family protein: MKTAGIITTYFATNFGAMLQPFAMKRTLEQLGLDVEIIRYKQPHVYNVYNPLHYRKFIRKNVFAILEHLEGLPSKLKKNQVFQKYLLQHLNPEPGFCKQIPQNKDYYFFGSDQIWNPIVTGGYDKIYFGEFPVKKNAKKIAYAASAESIQYNPNTIEFFKHYLKNFYAIGVREQKLNDDLTKYTGIKNITTVLDPTLIADPAIYSEIEQKNPLPGEKFVLFYKIRDCMYFTDKIYEYAKKTGAKLLILSSWFEKDIVKYAKAHTNVIYMPNAGVETFLGAIKAAECIFTPSFHGCVFPILNHKRFYSLVLKDSWNTRANDLLNTLKLQDRLLTINGTISDNSIDFTEADLILEKRREESLNFIKTSISE; this comes from the coding sequence ATGAAGACAGCCGGAATCATAACGACTTACTTTGCAACAAATTTCGGGGCTATGTTACAGCCATTTGCAATGAAGCGGACTCTAGAGCAGTTAGGATTAGATGTCGAAATAATCCGTTATAAGCAGCCACACGTCTATAACGTGTACAATCCTCTTCATTATCGTAAATTTATCAGAAAAAACGTTTTTGCAATTTTAGAACATTTAGAAGGACTTCCTTCAAAGCTTAAAAAGAATCAAGTTTTCCAAAAATATCTACTACAGCACCTGAATCCAGAGCCTGGTTTTTGCAAGCAAATCCCCCAAAATAAGGATTATTACTTTTTCGGCAGCGATCAAATTTGGAATCCCATAGTTACTGGCGGCTATGACAAAATTTACTTTGGTGAATTTCCTGTAAAAAAGAATGCCAAAAAGATTGCATACGCAGCCAGTGCAGAATCAATTCAGTATAATCCTAATACAATTGAATTTTTCAAGCATTATTTAAAAAACTTCTACGCAATCGGCGTAAGAGAACAAAAATTAAATGATGATTTGACAAAATATACTGGCATAAAAAATATTACCACAGTCTTGGATCCAACTCTAATTGCGGACCCAGCAATTTACAGTGAAATAGAGCAAAAAAATCCACTTCCAGGTGAAAAATTTGTTCTATTTTATAAAATTCGCGACTGCATGTATTTCACAGACAAAATCTATGAATATGCAAAAAAAACTGGGGCAAAGCTACTCATTTTATCCTCATGGTTCGAAAAAGACATTGTAAAATACGCCAAGGCGCACACAAACGTTATATACATGCCCAACGCAGGCGTTGAGACATTCTTAGGTGCAATCAAAGCAGCCGAATGCATATTCACTCCATCATTTCATGGTTGCGTATTTCCAATCCTAAACCACAAGCGCTTTTACAGCCTCGTCCTTAAGGATTCCTGGAATACAAGAGCTAACGACCTTTTAAACACCCTAAAGCTTCAAGACCGTTTATTGACTATAAACGGAACAATTTCAGACAACTCAATCGATTTTACAGAAGCAGATCTCATCTTAGAAAAAAGACGAGAAGAATCCCTTAATTTTATCAAAACATCAATAAGTGAATAG
- the glf gene encoding UDP-galactopyranose mutase, translated as MHHFDYLIVGSGLFGSTFAYRATRAGKKCLVIDKREQLGGNVYCENVEGINVHKYGAHIFHTSNKQVWDFVNSIVEFNRYTNSPVANYKGKLYNLPFNMNTFYQMWCVTTPAEAKAKIEEQKAEAIAVLNGREPANLEEQALTLVGKDIFEKLIKEYTEKQWGRNCKDLPAFIIKRLPVRLVFDNNYFNDKYQGIPIGGYNKLIDGLLAGIKTRTGVDFFAEYKDNWREIADKLVYTGAIDEFFGYKLGKLDWRTVSFKTRIENTPNFQGNAVVNYTSHDQPYTRIIEHKHFEMFGGDVYNVPKTVVSEEYSTEYKEDMEPYYPVNDERNNKLAEEYRKLAAQESNVIFGGRLAQYKYYDMAPIIEQVLNLKEI; from the coding sequence ATGCACCATTTCGATTATCTCATTGTCGGTTCAGGTCTTTTCGGCTCCACATTTGCATACCGCGCCACACGTGCCGGGAAAAAATGCCTCGTCATAGACAAACGTGAACAACTAGGTGGAAATGTTTATTGCGAGAATGTCGAAGGAATCAACGTCCACAAATATGGGGCCCACATATTCCATACTAGCAACAAGCAAGTATGGGACTTCGTCAATTCCATCGTGGAATTCAACCGCTACACAAACAGCCCAGTCGCTAATTACAAAGGCAAGCTTTACAACCTGCCATTCAACATGAACACGTTCTACCAGATGTGGTGCGTCACAACGCCGGCAGAGGCAAAGGCAAAAATCGAAGAACAGAAAGCCGAAGCTATCGCCGTATTGAATGGACGTGAACCAGCCAATCTCGAAGAACAGGCGCTCACGCTCGTCGGCAAGGATATCTTTGAAAAGCTTATCAAGGAATACACCGAAAAGCAGTGGGGTCGCAATTGCAAGGACTTGCCGGCGTTCATCATCAAGCGCCTCCCAGTTCGACTCGTATTCGACAACAACTACTTTAACGACAAGTACCAGGGCATTCCCATCGGCGGTTACAATAAGCTCATTGACGGTTTACTAGCAGGAATCAAGACACGCACCGGCGTCGATTTCTTTGCTGAATATAAAGACAACTGGCGTGAAATAGCAGACAAGCTTGTCTATACGGGTGCTATCGATGAATTTTTCGGATATAAGCTCGGCAAACTCGACTGGCGCACCGTCAGTTTCAAGACACGTATCGAAAACACTCCGAATTTTCAAGGAAACGCCGTTGTCAACTACACATCGCATGACCAGCCGTACACGCGAATCATCGAGCACAAGCATTTCGAAATGTTCGGCGGCGATGTCTATAACGTTCCGAAAACCGTCGTTTCGGAAGAATACTCCACCGAGTACAAGGAAGATATGGAGCCATACTACCCCGTCAATGATGAACGCAACAACAAACTTGCCGAAGAATACCGCAAGCTCGCCGCGCAAGAATCAAACGTCATCTTCGGCGGACGCTTGGCTCAGTACAAGTATTACGACATGGCTCCCATCATCGAGCAAGTGCTAAACCTAAAGGAAATCTAA